The segment TAACGCTCATCAAGATTGAAAAGTAATAACTGAACCCGATGGACAAGGATATTTTTTGAAAAGTCAAGAACAATCTCTCCAGGAATACCACAACAGCCAAATCCTGCCGTTCCTGAATAGTTTGTTATATCTCCATCAATCATCCATTCTGGATTTAAAGATAAACAAAAGCCATCATTGGGTTTTATAACCTTTGTGCCATTATCTATATGGGCATAGTTATTACCCTTACGGTCGGGAACTTTATATTCCTCAATCGGCGGTAAATAAGAGGGTGTTTGATACTCCCCATGAATAAAATACGCAATATCTCTATAAATGCTTTTTAACTTATCATCCTGACTATGGGCTAATTTATAAATAGTATCATTTGCCTGATACCATGCTATCGGTTTCTTTACCCATTGGAAATGGGTTCCTGCCTGTAAATATTGTTGAAAACGATATTGATGCGTTTCTGATTTGAAAATTCGGTCATCTAATTCCATTTCTACACCACATTGGAACTCTTGAATACGATAACCCGCCAAAGAAAGACGATGATTTCCTCCCTTCCCTTCAAAAAAATAATTCGGTTGAAGAAACATGTAATCAAAATTAAGGTCTTTCCATAACCAAACATTGTTCCCTGTAAAATAAGGTATCCAGAAGAATTTCAATTTGTACCGATGAATTATTTCCGCCATAGCCTTTATTACATTTTCCCTACCTGCTGGGATAGACTCTGCAAGATAGTAAAATCCTATAAAATTCAAGTGTTCA is part of the Candidatus Hydrogenedens sp. genome and harbors:
- a CDS encoding DUF4855 domain-containing protein — protein: MKGKFTITKIALIIHIFILFLCNYLWAEENIRSFEIKNICLIYHGSDQRRNWQPEDFKPYLIYTDISIEKSFPLFDTFLLIEYRSSDGKYFWGGQKKEEIATIEQWKWLINRWASCLDAINECVGEIKKEGKIQNKINIIITIPEPDINCINFGTLSGSEVPLNFQKTEDVLKALQWYMDEVLYQIKVGGYEHLNFIGFYYLAESIPAGRENVIKAMAEIIHRYKLKFFWIPYFTGNNVWLWKDLNFDYMFLQPNYFFEGKGGNHRLSLAGYRIQEFQCGVEMELDDRIFKSETHQYRFQQYLQAGTHFQWVKKPIAWYQANDTIYKLAHSQDDKLKSIYRDIAYFIHGEYQTPSYLPPIEEYKVPDRKGNNYAHIDNGTKVIKPNDGFCLSLNPEWMIDGDITNYSGTAGFGCCGIPGEIVLDFSKNILVHRVQLLLFNLDERYYQYHIDLSNDGQNWNTVVDKTQGEYRDWQTDIIPSQTAHYLRIVPTYNSAHQSLFQVVEIEVY